CTTCCGCTGCCCGAGCAGTATTCTGTAGGAAATTGGGCCGAGCATATGGTGCCCGCTTAGGGAATACGTGGCCCACGTGGGAACATGGGTGGATCTCCAGTTTACCTCCACACTGCCACACCCTGAAAGACAGCTCCAGGTTTTCACCTCCCCACACTTCCATCCCCGTGTCATAAGTTCCGAGGTACTGGAAATACTTCTTGCTGACCGCAAACAGTCCTCCGGCCATGGTGGGCGATCTGAATGGTTCAATTCTCGATTTACGCCTGTCCTTCTCATGTTTGGGGACAGAATGCCACTGGAAGGTTAGACGCCAGTCGAACCCACCAATCATGGGCTCCCCAGTCTGCATATAGAATTCAAAAGTATTCCAGTCGATGGTGTCTATAACAGGACAAATGATCACTGTTTCATCCTTATGAATCCTTTCCAAAAGTGGCTCCAGCCAGCCAGTATTGCACTCACAGTGACAATCCAGGAAAGTGAGGACGTCGCCAGTGGCAAAAGTGGCCCCAATCAGACGGGCCCTCACCAGCCCTTCCCGTTTGTTTGTTCTAATCAGGCGGACTCTATCCAGATTGCTGACATAAGTCTCCAGCTGTGTCTTCAAATAGATTCTGTCGCTCAAGTCATCGACTAAGATGATCTCCTTCAGAAGGACTGCGGGAGAAGTTTCCAAAACACTGTGGATGGTGCGAAGTAAGGTCGACCAGGCTTCGTTATAGAAAGCGATGATGACAGAAGTGGTGGGAAGTCTCCTATAGTTAAACTTCTTGGACTTACACTCATACATTCTCTTATCCTCTATGTGGCGGTGCAGGGAAATCCTGTCACTGAGGTAAATGTTAATGGCATATCTCTCAATGAGTTCCTCTTGCTGCTTCAGCTCGCTCTCGCTGAGCTGGAGCTTGCTGGCTTTCCCCCACTCCCCAAGGGCATGGGAATCTGCAGGGGGCTTCTCATATAGCGGCCGAGACAAATCCACTGCTTTCTTCCCCGGCTCGGAGAGCTGTCTTGACC
This genomic stretch from Muntiacus reevesi chromosome 4, mMunRee1.1, whole genome shotgun sequence harbors:
- the GALNT4 gene encoding polypeptide N-acetylgalactosaminyltransferase 4, producing the protein MRIRMAVRWTWAGKSCLLLALLTGAYLLVELSVSTFHVSLRVGGAREPGSRQLSEPGKKAVDLSRPLYEKPPADSHALGEWGKASKLQLSESELKQQEELIERYAINIYLSDRISLHRHIEDKRMYECKSKKFNYRRLPTTSVIIAFYNEAWSTLLRTIHSVLETSPAVLLKEIILVDDLSDRIYLKTQLETYVSNLDRVRLIRTNKREGLVRARLIGATFATGDVLTFLDCHCECNTGWLEPLLERIHKDETVIICPVIDTIDWNTFEFYMQTGEPMIGGFDWRLTFQWHSVPKHEKDRRKSRIEPFRSPTMAGGLFAVSKKYFQYLGTYDTGMEVWGGENLELSFRVWQCGGKLEIHPCSHVGHVFPKRAPYARPNFLQNTARAAEVWMDEYKEHFYNRNPPARKEAYGDISERKLLRERLRCKSFDWYLKNVFSTLHVPEDRPGWHGAIRSIGISSECLDYNAPDNNPTSANLSLFGCHGQGGNQFFEYTSNKEIRFNSVTELCAEVAELRKHVGMQNCPKDGFPIPANIIWHFKEDGTVFHPHSGLCLSAYRTPEGRPDVQMRTCDALDKNQIWKFEK